A genomic stretch from Acidobacteriota bacterium includes:
- the accC gene encoding acetyl-CoA carboxylase biotin carboxylase subunit yields the protein MFKKVLVANRGEIALRVICACRELGIRTVAVFSEADRDSLHVRFADEAVCVGPARSSESYLNVPSVISAAEVTDVDAVHPGYGYLAENAYFAEVCEACNVRFIGPSPQVIRLMGDKARARARMVQSGLAVLPGSQGALESLDQALEVASGIGYPVIVKAAAGGGGRGMRIVRSPGELSSAFSTAENEARLAFGVPDLYLEKYLEKPRHIEFQVMGDQHGKVVHFGERECSIQRRHQKLIEESPSVIVDEETRERIGGQVEEALAEVGYSGAGTVEFLVDEDRNFYFMEMNTRIQVEHPVTEMVAGVDLVKLQIRMASGEPLELEEPPRLRGHSIECRINAEDPETFRPSPGRITVFHVPGGTGVRVDTAVYSECQVPPYYDSLIAKLVVHAPSRPEAVRRMERALEMFIVEGVSTSIPLHQRIMKEPDFLAGRLDTGFMERYA from the coding sequence ATGTTCAAGAAAGTCCTGGTGGCCAACCGTGGCGAGATCGCATTGCGCGTGATCTGCGCCTGCCGAGAGTTGGGTATCCGGACGGTTGCCGTCTTTTCGGAGGCTGACAGGGACTCGCTGCACGTCCGCTTCGCCGACGAAGCCGTCTGCGTGGGTCCGGCCCGCAGCTCCGAGAGTTACCTCAACGTTCCCAGCGTCATCAGCGCGGCCGAGGTCACCGACGTGGACGCCGTTCACCCGGGCTACGGCTACCTTGCCGAGAACGCCTACTTCGCCGAGGTCTGCGAAGCCTGCAACGTCCGCTTCATCGGACCCTCGCCCCAGGTGATTCGGCTGATGGGCGACAAGGCCAGGGCCCGGGCACGCATGGTCCAGTCAGGGCTGGCGGTGCTTCCGGGGAGCCAGGGGGCCCTGGAATCCCTGGATCAGGCGCTGGAGGTTGCCTCCGGCATCGGCTATCCCGTCATCGTCAAGGCCGCGGCCGGGGGAGGGGGTCGCGGCATGAGAATCGTGCGCAGCCCCGGCGAGCTGTCGTCCGCTTTTTCCACCGCCGAGAACGAGGCCCGACTGGCCTTTGGGGTGCCCGATCTCTACCTGGAAAAGTACCTGGAAAAGCCACGCCACATCGAGTTCCAGGTGATGGGCGACCAGCACGGCAAGGTGGTTCACTTCGGGGAGCGTGAGTGTTCCATCCAGAGGCGGCACCAGAAGCTGATCGAGGAATCGCCTTCCGTGATCGTGGACGAGGAAACTCGGGAACGGATCGGCGGGCAGGTGGAAGAAGCGCTGGCCGAGGTGGGATACTCCGGCGCCGGAACGGTGGAGTTCCTGGTGGACGAGGATCGGAACTTCTATTTCATGGAAATGAACACCCGGATTCAAGTGGAGCACCCCGTCACCGAGATGGTCGCCGGCGTCGACCTGGTCAAGTTGCAGATCCGGATGGCCTCCGGGGAACCCCTGGAGCTGGAGGAGCCGCCCAGGCTTCGGGGCCACAGCATCGAATGCCGGATCAATGCCGAGGACCCCGAGACCTTCAGGCCCTCGCCTGGGAGGATCACCGTCTTCCACGTGCCGGGAGGCACTGGGGTGCGGGTGGACACGGCCGTCTATTCCGAGTGTCAGGTTCCTCCCTACTACGACTCCCTGATCGCCAAGCTGGTGGTGCACGCTCCCAGCCGCCCGGAAGCCGTTCGCCGGATGGAGCGGGCCCTGGAAATGTTCATCGTTGAGGGTGTGAGCACTTCCATTCCGTTGCACCAGAGGATCATGAAGGAACCCGATTTCCTGGCCGGCCGCCTGGATACCGGGTTCATGGAGCGCTACGCCTGA
- the thiE gene encoding thiamine phosphate synthase, with the protein MPSQGTKLFPLYPIIDLAVLQRPLEPVLDGLAGAGVRWVQLRGKHLSSGDLFRECRRLVSLARPLGLKVIVNDRTDLALVSGADGVHVGQEDLPAAEARRILGEQAIIGLSTHGLDQARQAQEIPVDYVAIGPVFPTRTKENPDPVVDRQELRAIREQVAKPLVAIGGITLENVRPLFESGVDSVAVIRDLLLADDVRQRAAGYRDLARQAESRTL; encoded by the coding sequence ATGCCGTCCCAAGGCACCAAGCTCTTCCCGCTCTATCCCATCATCGACCTGGCGGTGCTGCAGCGGCCGCTGGAACCGGTCCTGGACGGGCTGGCCGGCGCCGGGGTGCGGTGGGTCCAACTAAGGGGCAAGCACCTTTCTTCCGGGGATCTGTTCCGGGAGTGCCGCCGGCTGGTGTCCCTGGCGCGCCCTCTCGGGTTGAAGGTCATCGTCAACGACCGCACGGACCTGGCCTTGGTCAGCGGGGCCGACGGGGTCCATGTGGGCCAGGAGGACCTGCCTGCCGCCGAGGCCCGCAGGATTCTGGGCGAGCAGGCCATCATCGGTCTCTCTACCCATGGGCTGGACCAGGCCCGCCAGGCCCAGGAAATTCCGGTGGATTACGTTGCCATCGGGCCGGTCTTTCCCACCCGGACCAAGGAAAATCCCGATCCGGTAGTTGACAGGCAGGAGCTCCGAGCCATCCGGGAGCAAGTCGCCAAGCCGCTGGTGGCCATCGGCGGAATCACCCTGGAGAACGTTCGGCCGCTGTTCGAGTCGGGAGTGGACTCGGTGGCCGTCATCCGGGACCTGCTGCTGGCCGATGACGTCCGGCAGCGGGCCGCCGGCTACCGGGACCTGGCCCGTCAGGCCGAAAGTCGGACACTGTAG
- a CDS encoding FAD-binding oxidoreductase, with protein sequence MHRTADAVVIGAGVNGASTAYNLVKAGLRKVVLLEKGLIASGGTGRSAAIIRQHYSHPDLVRLVKRSVEIFHSFDDEIGGSPGFVNCGWAFLVPEYVSEGFSRNLEMQRSMGIDTREIDKRQLLEMEPRIDLSDVHRIAWEPGAGYADPHATTAAYAGRFRDRGGQLLPLTPVEGLRVESRKIAGVRTAQGEISTEVVVNAAGPWADRVAAWAGVQAPIQVTREEEILMETSEVGGPPRLVFSDMAKAIYYRPHGSSRTLVGRGFPKEYQQVDPDGYERSADADFVRETHDRFLQRFPSFDGALAIEAYTGLYDVTPDWNPILGRVEGVEGFYMCAGFSGHGFKIAPGVGELMAEEIVDGEARSADISRFSLSRFQRGDLIGGAYGGNRA encoded by the coding sequence ATGCACCGGACAGCCGACGCGGTGGTGATCGGGGCCGGAGTCAACGGCGCCAGCACGGCCTACAACCTGGTCAAAGCCGGACTGCGCAAGGTGGTCCTGCTGGAGAAGGGGCTGATCGCCTCGGGAGGGACGGGCCGTTCGGCCGCCATCATCCGGCAGCACTATTCCCACCCGGACCTGGTGCGCCTGGTGAAGCGGTCGGTGGAGATCTTCCACAGTTTCGACGATGAGATCGGTGGGAGCCCGGGGTTCGTGAATTGCGGCTGGGCCTTCCTGGTTCCCGAATACGTTTCGGAGGGCTTCAGCCGCAACCTGGAGATGCAGAGGAGCATGGGCATCGACACCCGCGAGATCGACAAGAGGCAGTTGCTGGAGATGGAGCCCCGAATCGACCTGAGCGACGTGCACCGGATCGCCTGGGAGCCGGGGGCGGGCTACGCCGACCCCCATGCCACCACCGCCGCCTATGCCGGGCGCTTCCGGGATCGGGGCGGGCAACTGCTGCCCCTGACGCCCGTGGAGGGGTTGAGGGTGGAGAGCCGGAAGATCGCCGGCGTGCGCACCGCGCAGGGGGAGATCTCGACCGAGGTGGTGGTCAACGCCGCTGGCCCCTGGGCCGATAGAGTGGCCGCCTGGGCCGGGGTGCAGGCGCCCATCCAGGTGACCCGGGAGGAGGAGATCCTGATGGAGACCTCCGAGGTGGGAGGCCCTCCCCGATTGGTGTTCTCGGACATGGCCAAGGCCATTTACTACCGTCCCCACGGATCCTCGCGAACCTTGGTTGGCCGCGGATTTCCCAAGGAGTACCAGCAGGTGGACCCCGACGGCTACGAGCGCTCGGCCGATGCCGACTTCGTCCGGGAGACCCACGACCGGTTCCTGCAGCGTTTTCCTTCCTTCGACGGGGCGCTGGCGATTGAAGCCTATACCGGCCTCTACGACGTCACACCCGACTGGAATCCAATCTTGGGGAGGGTGGAGGGGGTCGAGGGTTTTTACATGTGCGCAGGTTTCAGCGGCCACGGATTCAAGATCGCCCCGGGGGTGGGCGAGCTGATGGCCGAGGAGATCGTTGACGGCGAGGCCCGCTCGGCAGACATCAGCCGCTTCTCACTCTCGCGGTTCCAGCGGGGCGACCTGATTGGAGGAGCCTACGGCGGCAACCGGGCGTAG